Part of the Arthrobacter globiformis genome is shown below.
TTCTGCGATGAAAGCAGTTCTGGTTCCGTCGGTTCCAAGGCCTCGCTCTGTGGTGATGATAGCGGCGGTGATGCGGCCTTCTGCGTCAGCGGTTAATAGGGAAGCTTGAGGGATAGGGGTGCCGTGGACGCCTTCGAAGGCGGCGCTGATCCTATCGGCGGCTTTTTCTGCGTCCGAAGGGGATGTTCCGTCGCCGTAGGCATGCAGATAGAGGTCTGCGAGTTTCGGCAGGTCCGTGGACTTAATGCTCCGGGGAGAAGGGACGGTGGGCTTGAGCTCCTGCGGTCCAGTAAGTGCTGCCATCGAGATCAAAGAAACCACAACCTGACCTGCCTTTCGCCGAACGTACGTCGATGTGAAGAGAGAAAACTCTGTGCACAAGTGTGGGTCACTTCGACGCCAGGAGGAAGGTCAGTTGATCCGGCTCGTATGGCATCCATGCCCGGATCCTCTGCACAGAACAGATCCCGGTGGTCCATTCATTGTTGCTGTTCCTTTGCTGATGGCGTTGCAGGAAGCCCGGACGTGCCCGCGTAGCCAAACCAACCCAGCGCCTCCTGGGCTGAGTCAAACAACCGGGTGGGAATGGGCGGGGATGTCTGCAGAGATAAAAGTTCACGATGACGCGTCCAACCGGGGATGCCCCGATGATGGGCACGCGGGTCAGCGGCCAGGAGCCGGTAAATGCCGTCCTTGTGTGCTTGCCGGTCCAGCGGAGGGTCGGATCTCGACGAGCAGGGGATACCGGCGCCTGCCGCACAATTCCGTGACCCGGGACATCGCTTCCCAGGCACCGTTTTCCTCAGCACCGTGACCCCGTAGTGGCGGGCGAGGTCCAGGGTCTGCTGGTTCCGCACCGGGGACCCCGGCGACGTGGATGGTGGTAACGGTTTTCTCGTTATCGGTCAGCACATATATCGTTGCCCCGCCCAGAATCCGGAAACACCGGTCCAGTGCCGGGAACACGCTCGACGCGGTCCGGTCCCGCAACGGGATCACGATCCGGAACCCGGAGAACGCCAGTCACGCGACGAACGGGATGGTCTTCACGCCGTCGACGCGTGGTCCGTCACCGAAGTCATACTGCAGCCACATCCCCGGCTCGGTGATCCATGGCCGGTGGACCCATACATGCCCCAGCCGCCACGCGGCCTTGACCTGGGCGATGGCCCGGCGGGGTGGGCCGCTCCGACCCCTCGTAGCCCAGGCCCAAGAGCTTTTCGTGGGCTTTGTCGGCGCAGATCCGTCCCTTGGACGCCTCGATCCATACCTCGATCTTGGGCAGGAACACGTCCGTGACCCGGGGCCGGGGACGGCTACCAATTGGAGGGCCGCAGCAACTTGGCCCGCATCAGCCGCCCCTTCGAAGAGCCGATCGAGAAGCGGCGCACAGCAGCCACCACCAACATCCCGACGGGGTTCGCCCTGCACCTCGCCATCAAACACCACGAGCCCGAAAGTCGGATCGCAGCAAATAGCAGTTTGCCCGTCCAGGTAGCAGCTGGCGGACGATCTGGCAGTGGCTGACTTCCAATTGACTCCCAGAGGTGACACCCTGAGCGAAGGCTGGCGATCGCGCGACCGGGTATATCCGCTGGGAGCCGATTGCGGGGAGCAGGAGAGCAGCAGAAAGATCGCCGGCGGCAGCTAGACGATACGCCCCGCCTTGTGCCAGCGGGGCGTATCTGCGCAGTCCTACGAACTGACGGGCTGGACTTCTTCCTGCCGAATCCCTTCGGATGGCAGTGTCTGTTCCACCGTGGCTGCCTGGTTGAGGTTGATCAAGGGAACAGGATCGGGCCTCGCTGCGGTGCTCTGGATGGGCACGGCGGCTCCGGTGCGCGCCGATACGAGGATGGATTCCATGACCTCGAGCGCGTGGAAAGCCAGCACCCCTCCGGCGCGTGGTTCGCTTCCCGCCGCAGTGGCGGCGAGGTCGGCGATGCCAAAGCCGCGGCCTGAGTCGACGTAACCGGCGGAAACCGGCAACGTCTCCCAGGACTCGGCGCCGAGGAGGAACAGCTGAACGTCGCCGTCGAAATGGTTTGGATCCGGAACCACAAGTGAGCCTAGCTCCCCGTGGATTTCGATGTTGGGGGACTTGGACTGGACAGCGTCAAAGCTCATCACCAGTGTGGACAGTGCGCCCGAGGCGTGCATCAGGATGCCGGTGACGTGGGAGTCCGTGGTCACAGGGATGGATTCACCTGCCCGGGGGCCCGAGCCGATGGTTCGTTCGTTGCGCGTGTGGCTGGCCGCGCCAATCACGGACACGACCGGGCCGAGCAGAGTGACCAGAGCGCTCACGTAGTAGGGCCCCATGTCGAGCAGGGGTCCGCCGCCTGGCTGGTAGTAGAAGTCGGGGTTGGGGTGCCAGCGCTCGTGTCCGGGGGTGACCATGGTGGCGGTGGCGCTGATCGGGGCGCCGATGAGGCCGTCGTCGATGGCCTTCCGGGCGGTCTGGATTCCGGTGCCCAGGACGGTGTCGGGGGCACACCCGACCTTCACACCTGCCTTGGCAGCCGCCTCGAGCACTTGCCGGGCTTCCATGACGTTGGCTGCGAGGGGCTTCTCCCCGTAGACGCTCTTTCCGGCGGCGATGGCCTTTAGCGCGATGTCTGCATGGGCTGCGGGAATGGTCAGGTTGAGAACGAGGTCGACGTCGTCCGCGGCGATGAGTTCGTCAACTGAGACAGCGCGAACGCCCTCATAGTCGTCCGCGACGGCCTGGGCGCGGGCGGGATCCAGGTCGGCCACCGCTACCAGTTCTACGGCGTGGAGGCGGCGGAAATTGGTGAGGTACTGGGCGATGATGGCCCCGCAGCCAATGATTCCTACGTTTACCGGCTTGCCCATAGCAGGCCCCTTTCGATGATGGTGCGGACGTTGGTGTCCTGAAGGATGTCTGTGCGGTGTCCGGGGGTGGCGACGAAGATGCGGCCCTTGCCCCATTGGCGGGTCCAGATGGCCGGTGAGGTCACTTCGCGGTTCCAGGGGTCCCACGCGCGAACTTTCTGGGTGGTGGTGGCCAGGACGTCGATGTAGTCGTCCGAGAGGACCCAGTACTGTTCGGTGACGAGGTCGAAGTCGGAGATGCCTTTGGTGATGGGGTGCTCGGCGGCGGCGGGGAGCATGTTCACCGTGTAGGGCACGTAGTTGTCGGACTGCTCTCCGATGCACTCGTCGGAGTGCTTGCCGGGGTGGCAGGCGAACTGGCCGCCGATCAGGTGCAGGTAGTCGGAGTTGTTGCGGTAGGAGTCGGCGATCCCGCCGTGCCAGCCGGCCAGGCCCGTGCCGTTTTCGACGGCGGCGCGGAGTCCGGCGAATTCGTCTTTTTCGATGGTGGTCATGGTCATGCACTGCATGATGAGGTCCACTCCGGCCATATAGGCGGCGTCGGCGTAGACCTTTGGGGATTCCTCGACCCTGACGTCGTACCCGTTGTCTTTGAGGAACGGGATGAAGAGTTCCGTGGCCTCGTAAGGCTGATGGCCGTCCCAGCCGCCCCGGACCACCAGGGCTGTCTTGTTTTCTGTCATGAAATGATTCCTTAGTTTTTGAACGTTGCGTCAGCGACTTGCGAAGGCGGCGTCGAACGCGGCGGTGGGCGGGGCAATCCGGGCGAGTTCCTGCACCATGGCCAGCGCCTGGGGGGCGCCGGTGAGCCGGTGCATGCCGGCGTCTTCCCATTCGATGCTTGTTGGACCGGTGTAGCCGATGGCGTTCAGGGTGCGGAAGATTCTGTTCCACTGCACGTCCCCGTGCCCGGCGGTGACGAAGTCCCAGCCCCGGCGGGGATCGGCCCAGGGCAGGTGTGAGCCGAGCCGGCCGTTGCGCCCGTCGAGTTGGCGGACGGATTCCTTCACGTGCACGTGCAGGATGTGTTCGGCGAAGTCCTGCAGGAACATCACGGGGTCCAGGTCCTGCCAGATGAAGTGGGACGGGTCGAAGTTCAGGCCGAAGCTCTTGCGGTGGCCGATGGCTTCCAGGGTGCGTTTGGTGGTCCAGTAGTCGTAGGCGATTTCCGAGGGGTGGACTTCGAGGGCGAAGCGGACCCCCACCTCGTCAAAGACGTCGAGGATGGGGTTCCAGCGGTCTGCGAAGTCCCGGTACCCGGCGTCGATCATGTCCTCCGAAGCGGGCGGGAACATCGCCACGGCCTTCCAGATGGAGGAACCGGTGAATCCGGTTACGGTCTTCACGCCGAGCCGGGCTGCGGCCCGGGCCGTGTCCATCATTGCCTCGGCGGCCCGTCGCCGGATTCCTTCGGGCTCGCCGTCGCCCCAGGTTTCTGCAGAGAGGATGCCTTGGTGGCGTTCGTCGATCGGGTCGTCGCAGACGGCCTGGCCGGTGAGGTGGTTGGCGATGGCGAAGACCTGAAGGTTGTTCTTTTCCAGGATGTCCAGCCGGTCCTGGAGATAGGTGTCGTCCTCGGCGGCGCGGCGCGGGTCCAGATGGTCGCCCCAGCAGGCGATCTCCAGGCCATCGAAGCCCCACTCGCCGGCGAGTCGGGCCACCTCCTCGAACGGCAGGTCGGCCCACTGGCCGGTGAAAAGCGTAATAGGCCGGGTCATCGGGATTCCTTCTTCTGTGCTCACGTTCTCAGACCTTTTGCCATTGGCTGGAGTTGGCTGCGCTGGATTCCACGGCAGCGAGGACACGCTGGACCTGCAGGGCGTCCGCGAAGGACGGCTCCGGCTGGCGGCTGTCGCCGATCGCTGTGACGAGGTCCACCACCTGGTGGGTGAAGCCGTGTTCGTACCCCAGGCCGTGGCCGGTGGGCCACCAGTTGCCGACGTAGGGGTGCTCGGGTTCGGTGACGAAGATCCGGCGGAAGCCGGCGTCGGGCGATTCGGCAGCATCGTAGAAGGAGAGGGCGTTCATGTCTTCGAAGTCGAAGGCAAGGGACGCCTTGGTGCCGTTCAGTTCCAGCCGCATCGCGTTCTTCCGTCCCAGCGCGTAGCGCGTCGCCTCGAAGACGCCGATGGCGCCCGTTGAAGCAGCGCCGCCATCGAACCGGGCGCTGAAGATGGCGGCGTCATCCACGGTGACTGTCCCGAGCGGCGCGTCCTGCCCGATGTCGCCGTGCCCGCCCAGGCCCACCAGGTCCCCGGCCAGGGGACGCTCCGGAACGAACGTTTCCAGCAGTGCGGATACCCCGGTGATCTTCTGCCCGGTGATCCACTGTGCTGCGTCGATGCTGTGCGCTCCGATGTCCCCCAGGGATCCGGACCCGGACTTGGACTTGTCCAACCGCCAGGTCATGGGGGCGTTCTCATCGGACAGCCAGTCCTGCAGGTACTGGGCGCGGACATGCCGGATGGTTCCCAGCCAGCCTTCGTCCACCATGCGCTTGGCCAGGGCAAGCGCCGGTGTGCGGCGGTAACTGAACCCGCACATCGCAAAGACACCCCGCTTCGCAGCTGCCTCAGCCAGAACCGTCATCCGCTCCGCCTCCTCGACGGAGTTGGCGAGCGGCTTTTCGCACAGCACGTGTTTGCCGGCCTCGAGGGCGGCGGTCGCGATCTCGGCATGGGTGTCACCGGGCGTGCAGATGTCGATTAGATCGATGTCGTCGCGTTCGATCAGGCGCCGCCAGTCTGTCTCTACGGATTCCCAGCCGAGCTTTTCTGCTGCGGCCCTGACGCCGTCGGCGTTCCGGCCGGCGACGGCGGTTAGCTGCGGCTGCAGGGGCAGGTCGAAGAATCGGGGCGCTGTCCGCCAGGCGTGGGAGTGCGCCGCGCCCATGAAGGCGTAGCCGACCATGCCGACCCGCAATGGCTTTGCGGTAGTCATTTTCTGTGTCCTTTCGTGGAGTTCCTGGAATTACTTGCTGAAGCCGGCCGTCAGGCCGCTGAGCAGCTGCCGGCGGGCGACGACGTAAATCACCAGGAGGGGGAGGGTGGCCAGGACCACGGAGGCGAGGATGGCGGGGATGTTGACGCTGAACTCGCCTTGGAAGGTCCACAGTGAGAGCGGCAGCACCCTCGTGGCTGGGCTTTGGGTGAGGATCAGGGGGAAGAGGAAGCCGTTCCATACGTGGAGGGCGTTGTAGATGCCCACAGTGATCACCGCCGGCTTGGTCATCGGCAGGGCCAGGCGCCACATCATGGCCCAGTCGGAGCAGCCGTCCAAGCGCATGGACTCGAATAGCTCGTTGGGTACATCGCGCATGAAGTTGGACAGGATGAGGACGCTGACCGGGATGGCAAAAGCCACGGATGGCAGGATCAGCGCCAGCAGTGTGTCGTACAGGTGCGCCCTGGTGATCATCCAATAGATGGGAATGATGGTGGCGTGCAGGGGGATGGCCAGGCCCAGGAGGAACAGGTTGTTCGTCCAGTTCAGGAACCGGCTTTTACCCCGGACGATTGCGTATGCGGCCATGAAAGACACGGCGAGGGCGGGGAGCACTGTACCAAGGGTGACGATGACGCTGTTCGTGAAGTACTTGACGAAGTTGTTGTCCAGCACCAGCTTGTAATTGTCCAGCGTAGGTTCTGGCGCCGGAAGCATCGGATTGGAGGTGAAGAATCCGGCTTGGTTCTTGAAGCTGGTAATCACTACGTAGTAGATCGGGATGATAATGATCGCGAGCCAGAGCCAGCCTCCCACCCCGCCCAGGAGGTTTGGACGCTGCCGGCCCGGGCCTTTGGTACGGGCAACGGGTGCTGCTGCCGGGTCTGCAGTAACCCGCGACGGAGGAACGGGGAGCTGTGTCGTGGAGGCCATCAGGCACCTTCCAGTTGGCTTGCGTTGCGGTTCTTCCCGCCCAGGCGCTGCAGGAGCAGCGCGAGTCCGAGGCCGATGACGATGAGGATGACACCCAGGGCGCTGGCCGCCCCCATGTCGTTGGCCTTGAAGCCGGTCAGGTACATGTGCAGCGGCAGCAGCCGTGTGCTGTAGCCGGGGCCTCCGCCGGTGAGCACGAAGATGAGGTCGAAGTAGGCCAGACTGCCTACCACCATCAGCGTGGAGGACGTGATGATGGTGTATTTCAGCTGGGGCAGGGTGATGTTCCAGAACTGGCGGAACCGTCCCGCCCCATCGATTTCCGCGGCCTCGTAGAGTGAGGTCGGGATCTGGCGCACCCCGCCCTGATAGATCAGGGTGTGGAACGGGACGAACTGCCAGGCGATGACAAAGACCACCACGAAGAGCACCAGATCCGAATTTCCGAGCCAGTCCTGGGTCAGGATGGGGAGCTTAAAGCCGGGTCCTAGGCCAAAGTTAGGGTCCAGCAGGGCCTTGAAGGCAATCGCGACTGCGGCAGACGAGAGCAGCAGCGGCAGGAAGTAGAGGACGGCCAGAGCTGCGCGGTATTTTTGCCCGCCGGCCGTAAACACGCCAAGCAGCAAACTGACGGGCGCTTGGACGATGAACGAGAAGAACATGATCTTGGCTGTTACTACCAAGGCGTTGCCCGTCACCGGATCCGTCAGGACAGTGGTCCAGCTGGACAGGCCTTCCAGCTTGATCTCGCCGAGCCCGTTCCAGCTCGTGAAGCTAAGGAAGACGACGCCGATGAGCGGGACGACCGCGAAGGCGAGGAAGAAGATAAGGGCCGGTGCTGCCAGCCACCCCGAGGGGCCCGCGTCGCGGACCCTTCGGGGTGCAGAAGTGAGGGATGTCACGGTCTCTTACTTCCCGGTCGTCGCGTTCATCGTGGAGACGAACTGCTCGGGGGTGATCTTCTTCAGGAAGATCTGGTCAAGGTTGGACAGCATCGCGTCGCCTTGGGCCGGGCTCAGCGCCTGGTCCCAGGAGAGCGTGAAG
Proteins encoded:
- a CDS encoding ThuA domain-containing protein, coding for MTENKTALVVRGGWDGHQPYEATELFIPFLKDNGYDVRVEESPKVYADAAYMAGVDLIMQCMTMTTIEKDEFAGLRAAVENGTGLAGWHGGIADSYRNNSDYLHLIGGQFACHPGKHSDECIGEQSDNYVPYTVNMLPAAAEHPITKGISDFDLVTEQYWVLSDDYIDVLATTTQKVRAWDPWNREVTSPAIWTRQWGKGRIFVATPGHRTDILQDTNVRTIIERGLLWASR
- a CDS encoding carbohydrate ABC transporter permease, whose translation is MASTTQLPVPPSRVTADPAAAPVARTKGPGRQRPNLLGGVGGWLWLAIIIIPIYYVVITSFKNQAGFFTSNPMLPAPEPTLDNYKLVLDNNFVKYFTNSVIVTLGTVLPALAVSFMAAYAIVRGKSRFLNWTNNLFLLGLAIPLHATIIPIYWMITRAHLYDTLLALILPSVAFAIPVSVLILSNFMRDVPNELFESMRLDGCSDWAMMWRLALPMTKPAVITVGIYNALHVWNGFLFPLILTQSPATRVLPLSLWTFQGEFSVNIPAILASVVLATLPLLVIYVVARRQLLSGLTAGFSK
- a CDS encoding GNAT family N-acetyltransferase, which produces MAALTGPQELKPTVPSPRSIKSTDLPKLADLYLHAYGDGTSPSDAEKAADRISAAFEGVHGTPIPQASLLTADAEGRITAAIITTERGLGTDGTRTAFIAELFTHPDHRRQGLAEKLLSHALQALHDTGHKTLAVTVNSANAAAIALYLSRDFRRLTPFAGNDD
- a CDS encoding Gfo/Idh/MocA family protein, translated to MTTAKPLRVGMVGYAFMGAAHSHAWRTAPRFFDLPLQPQLTAVAGRNADGVRAAAEKLGWESVETDWRRLIERDDIDLIDICTPGDTHAEIATAALEAGKHVLCEKPLANSVEEAERMTVLAEAAAKRGVFAMCGFSYRRTPALALAKRMVDEGWLGTIRHVRAQYLQDWLSDENAPMTWRLDKSKSGSGSLGDIGAHSIDAAQWITGQKITGVSALLETFVPERPLAGDLVGLGGHGDIGQDAPLGTVTVDDAAIFSARFDGGAASTGAIGVFEATRYALGRKNAMRLELNGTKASLAFDFEDMNALSFYDAAESPDAGFRRIFVTEPEHPYVGNWWPTGHGLGYEHGFTHQVVDLVTAIGDSRQPEPSFADALQVQRVLAAVESSAANSSQWQKV
- a CDS encoding sugar phosphate isomerase/epimerase family protein, which codes for MTRPITLFTGQWADLPFEEVARLAGEWGFDGLEIACWGDHLDPRRAAEDDTYLQDRLDILEKNNLQVFAIANHLTGQAVCDDPIDERHQGILSAETWGDGEPEGIRRRAAEAMMDTARAAARLGVKTVTGFTGSSIWKAVAMFPPASEDMIDAGYRDFADRWNPILDVFDEVGVRFALEVHPSEIAYDYWTTKRTLEAIGHRKSFGLNFDPSHFIWQDLDPVMFLQDFAEHILHVHVKESVRQLDGRNGRLGSHLPWADPRRGWDFVTAGHGDVQWNRIFRTLNAIGYTGPTSIEWEDAGMHRLTGAPQALAMVQELARIAPPTAAFDAAFASR
- a CDS encoding Gfo/Idh/MocA family protein; this translates as MGKPVNVGIIGCGAIIAQYLTNFRRLHAVELVAVADLDPARAQAVADDYEGVRAVSVDELIAADDVDLVLNLTIPAAHADIALKAIAAGKSVYGEKPLAANVMEARQVLEAAAKAGVKVGCAPDTVLGTGIQTARKAIDDGLIGAPISATATMVTPGHERWHPNPDFYYQPGGGPLLDMGPYYVSALVTLLGPVVSVIGAASHTRNERTIGSGPRAGESIPVTTDSHVTGILMHASGALSTLVMSFDAVQSKSPNIEIHGELGSLVVPDPNHFDGDVQLFLLGAESWETLPVSAGYVDSGRGFGIADLAATAAGSEPRAGGVLAFHALEVMESILVSARTGAAVPIQSTAARPDPVPLINLNQAATVEQTLPSEGIRQEEVQPVSS
- a CDS encoding carbohydrate ABC transporter permease, yielding MTSLTSAPRRVRDAGPSGWLAAPALIFFLAFAVVPLIGVVFLSFTSWNGLGEIKLEGLSSWTTVLTDPVTGNALVVTAKIMFFSFIVQAPVSLLLGVFTAGGQKYRAALAVLYFLPLLLSSAAVAIAFKALLDPNFGLGPGFKLPILTQDWLGNSDLVLFVVVFVIAWQFVPFHTLIYQGGVRQIPTSLYEAAEIDGAGRFRQFWNITLPQLKYTIITSSTLMVVGSLAYFDLIFVLTGGGPGYSTRLLPLHMYLTGFKANDMGAASALGVILIVIGLGLALLLQRLGGKNRNASQLEGA